The Malassezia japonica chromosome 5, complete sequence genome contains a region encoding:
- the MET10 gene encoding assimilatory sulfite reductase (NADPH) (TransMembrane:1 (i12-29o); EggNog:ENOG503NUWR; COG:C) — protein sequence MASSRSSALNNTAFFAGGALVGAGLYTLARSMVAQKRVAADAAPTSDAAAAKSAAILDTPYEKEANGLFVSPATESDPLYDEYGVMGIPYEARGQLPPVSTLATHMDLEEAHAALSTHAMAAASFDKPILINSLLAIELLAYHNSNVVFSYESGASGGFGAYCEAQERAAAEQHKQRAGAKVYAMQARAGAGSAIAGFLLGEGTADAPVSAAPKPVTVLINAQGFQAMGPALASIQTENRKDLVVHVSSASQTTSDELEVTNDYAATLATAALLGEAGFEVVLSSTRAEAVEFTRYAYTRKADKPLVHIFDGAFAGSEVGRTVVPGPKAAAPKPVQPFAYTGPAAPETVLVLPNGSLALQARALLVSLPAALRSKVGVVSVRALFPWSTEALRKVLPESAKVVRVVEEAYTTVGGPLYSELLAASLSGELGTSRIQSLVLAPGQELAPAAWHELLVAAAESQRPINLRSVLDKAESGQAKLVDLLALSSAQLVTIVGSDKGTTTSAAPLLADALFGQNASLNVRLLSRFDNFHGTGSVRSDLVFSERADEIPMPVLARDGASHALVVNEPSEVLKNFAVLDAVRENGTVLFNAAGWTQEDVEGALYAADKRRLAERNVSVFVVDAAKAAEGGKGKGVAEAAPGAVVASLVEAVTASPKNALSQRLPKLVKVASVVDAEAAAEAKKGTKAVDTSSFASATPAEGEEEALQHRPAHLTYNAFSAKAAEDDEGQAVVRASWAFAAWQMLFREAYHLDDHASRPDLPEKTYNVQVSVNKRLTPLDYDRNLFHMELDTKGTGLKYEVGEALGVHGWNDDEEVARFIRWSGYNPEEIVSAPSVIHPGEFESRTVYQVLQQNLDIFGKPPKSFFEALGKAVASKDEERWLRFISSAEGASTFRKLSEDETVTYVDVLHMFPTARVTIDWLIKNVEPIKPRHYSIASAQVAVGDSVHLLIVTVDWKTPRGSLRFGQCTRYLSRLTPGTKVTVSIKPSVMKLPPLDTQPIIMAGLGTGAAPFRAFLQARAHQRSLGKEVGPLYYYFGSRHQAKEYLYGEELEAYLSDGLLTHLGLAFSRDQQKKVYIQHKIKEDGHMLTSFLAPELGSVNDQSEEAAEALVDEGRKGIFTLCGPVWPVPDIQEALVSAFVERGWTKEQAEAKIESLKDDERYVLEVY from the coding sequence ATGGCATCCTCGCGATCGTCTGCGCTGAACAACACCGCGTTCTTCGCCGGTGgcgcgctggtcggcgccggcctgTACACACTTGCGCGCTCGATGGTGGCGCAGAAGCGtgtcgcggccgacgccgcgcctacgtccgacgccgccgcggccaagaGCGCAGCGATCCTCGACACCCCCTACGAGAAGGAGGCCAACGGCTTGTTCGTCTCGCCCGCCACCGAGTCGGACCCCCTCTATGACGAGTACGGCGTGATGGGTATTCcgtacgaggcgcgcggccagcTGCCTCCAGTCAGCACCCTTGCCACGCACATGgacctcgaggaggcgcacgctgcgctcaGCACGCACGCcatggccgccgcgtcgttcGACAAGCCGATCCTCATCAACTCGCTGCTTGCGATCGAGCTGCTGGCCTACCACAACAGCAACGTCGTGTTTAGCTACGAGAGCGGCGCTTCGGGCGGATTCGGCGCGTActgcgaggcgcaggagcgcgccgctgccgagcagcacaaGCAGCGTGCGGGCGCCAAGGTGTACGCGAtgcaggcgcgtgcgggcgccggcagcgccaTCGCCGGTttcctgctcggcgaaggcaccgccgacgcgccggtcAGCGCAGCGCCCAAGCCGGTCACGGTGCTGATCAACGCGCAGGGCTTCCAGGCGATGGGCCCGGCGCTGGCGAGCATCCAGACGGAGAACCGCAAGGACCTCGTCGTGcacgtctcgagcgcgagccagACCACgtccgacgagctcgaggtgaCGAATGACTacgcggcgacgctcgccaccgccgcgctccttggcgaggcCGGTTTCGAGGTCGTGCtttcctcgacgcgcgccgaggccgtcgagTTTACGCGCTACGCATACACGCGCAAGGCCGACAAGCCGCTCGTCCACATCTTTGACGGCGCCTTTGCCGGCAGCGAGGTCGGCCGCACGGTCGTGCCGGGCCCCAAGGCTGCCGCGCCGAAGCCGGTGCAGCCCTTTGCGTACACCGGCCCTGCGGCCCCCGAGACGGTGCTCGTGCTGCCGAACGGCTCGCtggcgctccaggcgcgtgcgctcctcgttTCGCTCCCTGCTGCGCTCCGCAGCAAGGTCGGTGTggtgagcgtgcgcgcgctcttCCCGTGgagcaccgaggcgctgcgcaaggtgctCCCCGAGAGTGCCAAGGTCGTGCGTGTCGTGGAGGAGGCGTACACCACTGTCGGCGGCCCGCTTTAcagcgagctgcttgccgcctcgctcagcggcgagctcggcacgtcgcgcatccagtcgctcgtcctcgccccCGGCCAGGAGcttgcgccggccgcgtggcacgagctgctcgtcgcggccgccgagtcGCAGCGCCCGATCAACCTGCGCAGCGTTTTGGACAAGGCCGAGAGCGGCCAGGcgaagctcgtcgacctgcttgcgctctccagcgcgcagctcgtgacgatcgtcggcagcgacaagggcacgacgacgtcggctgcgccgctgctcgccgatgcgctcttTGGCCAGAACGCCTCGCTGAACGTGCGCCTCTTGTCGCGCTTTGACAACTTCCACGGCACGGGTTCGGTGCGCTCGGACCTTGTGTTctccgagcgcgccgacgagatCCCCATGCCGGtgctggcgcgcgacggcgcgtcgcacgcgctTGTCGTGAacgagccgagcgaggtgcTGAAGAACTttgccgtgctcgacgctgTGCGTGAGAACGGGACAGTGCTCTTCAACGCCGCCGGCTGGACGCAGGAGGACGTCGAAGGGGCGCTGTACGCGGCCGacaagcgccgcctggcggAGCGCAACGTGTCTGTGTTTGTCGTGGACGCCGCCAAGGCTGCCGAGGGCGGCAAGGGCAAgggcgtcgccgaggccgcgcccggcgccgtggTCGCgagcctcgtcgaggcggtgacTGCCTCGCCGAAGAATGCGCTGTCGCAGCGCCTGCCCAAGCTCGTCAAGGTCGCGAGCGtggtcgacgccgaggccgcggccgaggccaagaaggGCACCAAGGCGGTCGACACCTCGTCCTTTGCCTCGGCCACCccggccgagggcgaggaggaggcgctgcagcaccgcCCTGCGCACCTCACCTACAACGCCTTCTCGGCCAAGGctgccgaggacgacgagggccAGGCGGTGGTGCGTGCATCGTGGGCGTTTGCCGCGTGGCAGATGCTCTTCCGCGAGGCGTACCATCTCGACGACCACGCCTCGCGCCCCGACCTGCCCGAGAAGACATACAACGTGCAGGTCAGCGTGAACAAGCGCCtgacgccgctcgactaCGACCGCAACCTCTTCCACATGGAGCTCGACACGAAGGGCACCGGCCTCAAGTacgaggtcggcgaggcgcttggtGTGCACGGCTGgaacgacgacgaagaggtCGCGCGCTTCATCCGCTGGAGCGGCTACAACCCCGAGGAGATTGTCTCGGCCCCGAGCGTGATCCACCCCGGCGAGTTTGAGAGCCGGACGGTGTACcaggtgctgcagcagaACCTCGACATCTTTGGCAAGCCGCCCAAGAGCTTCTttgaggcgctcggcaaggcggTGGCGAgcaaggacgaggagcgctgGCTGCGCTTCATCAGTTCGGCGGAGGGCGCAAGCACCTTCCGCAAGCTGTCGGAGGACGAGACGGTGACCtacgtcgacgtgctgcacATGTTCCCGACCGCGCGCGTGACGATCGACTGGCTGATCAAGAACGTGGAGCCGATCAAGCCGCGCCACTACTCGATCGCCAGTGCACaggtcgccgtcggcgacagTGTGCACCTGCTCATTGTCACGGTCGATTGGAAGACGCCGCGTggctcgctgcgcttcgGCCAGTGTACGCGCTACCTGTCGCGCCTCACACCCGGCACCAAGGTCACGGTGAGCATCAAGCCGTCGGTGATGAagctgccgccgctcgacacgcagcCGATCATCATGGCCGGTCTCGGTACGGGTGCCGCGCCTTTCCGTGCGTTTTtgcaggcgcgtgcgcaccagcgctcgctcggcaaggaggtCGGCCCGCTGTACTACTACTTTGGCTCGCGTCACCAGGCGAAAGAGTACCTGtacggcgaggagctcgaggcgtacCTCAGCGACGGTCTCTTGACGCACCTCGGTCTCGCCTTCTCGCGTGACCAGCAGAAGAAGGTGTACATCCAGCACAAGATCAAGGAGGACGGCCACATGCTGACCTCGTTCCTTGCGCCGGAGCTCGGCTCGGTAAACGACCAGAGCGAGGAGGCGGCTGAGGCACTCGTCGATGAGGGAAGGAAGGGTATCTTTACGCTCTGTGGCCCCGTCTGGCCCGTGCCGGACATCCAGGAGGCGCTCGTGAGCGCTTTCGTGGAGCGTGGCTGGACCaaggagcaggccgaggccaagatcgagtcgctgaaggacgacgagcgctaTGTGCTCGAGGTCTACTAA
- a CDS encoding uncharacterized protein (EggNog:ENOG503Q6EB; COG:S) has translation MRKAFNPSKLMGLKGKRKDAEPTTDRSYSLPVPEATDESATGARRFGGPSTAAVAAAAGGGAGGGAGGAAAATRAHDQYSDIPEDDEEDEDLSSTYDSQEPVYEDDEEYTDEDEYSEDYDDEEYTEDDYTQSGIADDDEYDDEYDDESTRPSGDYTDSARPSGDYTDSARPSDDYDDMSEYSREDDAPLDDEDDEEYASTAEGDELDDEYLDDESVASDHTIPAAGEDEPSPALLGAGAAGAGAAGAAALAQQQSGGKFLRSFRRKPNPPADAPTTRNALGAQRRGFLTRLQKIGQRQQPERSTNKEPDAFRSNSIVGRSRGAVADLEKRNSVTRSGTPRRNASVQRKDNAMGLRDRAELAVMGGSEDEDAAYVNYSSRNKEAAAGAPGAVPSAVPAAAVPAAAAPAAAAPAAAAPVAAAPAAAAPAPRTLPVPPAAAAVPAAVPAGGAVPAGAVPARAVPTGAAPAAAAPSIQSRVQGSEYTSTSMTPSRHQTMTVSTDGESDLSDSEYVPTIPDSNRATEAFERSPVDAPPYPGASPVVPTTRTAPSEEVLLRDETRGRVPQLVDPFSKGMSLGRFSKDIGRPESIEPSLFEADRDSGQPSSPLLPASGPLSGQRSSMDASSASRGVVGQAPYLLTASTSSRDAPPAAPPITPSALHRMEDEDTGLVAEYTPVSRRGHATNPSVGTSTEFQSVGAPSEYSAALQSPARISSRPKKVASDLSQAERERLPRTRARAGSSPRAPAVPPVPPVPAVIPAKPKKTAPPNFKGLEHKTAHRARRNSSRASRRLPLPKEPQNFLLTPSVAPTETDPEEDAEAPVPVTKADRSWLLRDLSAEEVHYFLRSIVGQELDWELDRAFLLTSFDKPVGRSRSRGALLNDGDSRKDDFSDEGRSSGIDLDEDEEAVFRRDVYEPVASSETVDLPLLRFLLKNAFCTFPLFVAPERKGRNPNRPPPNKAAIARSYFFAAILPILREMQARSLSAPVDRHGESDGTPFCVMSTTRAITLTLRKWAIRYITTVLRVGAGNPFYGMEQVHNRPWPWPPAQLLPPEAYVSYRKPTDRLRLGGFEVDIVAVRIHSAVDRDFLLRIRRPNRLDEFVVRNDTDWEEFRTKLAQELGPFVHVRPLPRLPGRAAPVRRAPSTHSSATPSTETSLEDSVETYDDETESTGDYTYDEETSSYLTDEYDESIDDASTIDGPPAGTSAADILRPLYGQRARPPPKYEVDRRLLRSWLRDTLAIRSVSESQEVRAFLSIGSFNDRELDTNELLNIAERRRVDCRRIEEREKDAELAGDNVLGIRRVMHRIWLDCVDGDGFLKAFDALKETPDFWELPTSYQTVVSWGNLQMARFLFGVFVQGDESRANLARVRDMVDAVPWKRLANAMRLPALQAVAEWQKQFLRNRFMQTMFQIAFEDNPVAMDEDLRILQQAIGSDTMIRKLRAYVESPEDLKRLVRQHAERADIPLVAAIVRGSDAPKLSKTEVQRVILATRAYSDFLKTHPTSAKKKAHTDPGYLLIVNLQRVLRLYSLHRDVTQIRGMLQDPTILDALTIFFEPLNDALARMHKIKGIRQDILDLHGYLVRLLDLLESLRARIQDPARSINMLASFLDRGTPGWYNFLHRWSEIDPMVFSSFAWLRHLAMTIGAGSEDLAEIWEPPLDALQEPMPRPGDEDVEGLSTALRAASLAKLVAQGGVGKGEQAQLDETMVAEIRELAEAARRKRARQMEIACRWSAGDTEGDFSIQVFGDGAGKMRTEPFLPKEPRPAPKLTAIERLRRSFREAVSSALAR, from the coding sequence ATGCGCAAGGCATTTAATCCATCGAAGCTGATGGGCCTTAAGGGCAAGCGCAAAGACGCTGAGCCCACTACAGATCGGTCCTACAGCCTCCCTGTTCCCGAGGCGACTGACGAGTCGGCCaccggtgcgcgccgctttgGCGGCCCGTCGaccgcggccgtcgccgctgctgctggcggcggcgcgggcggcggcgcgggcggcgctgcagccgcgacgcgcgcgcacgaccAGTACTCGGATATCcccgaggacgacgaagaggacgaggacctgtCCAGCACATACGATTCGCAGGAGCCCGTctacgaggacgacgaagagTACACCGACGAAGACGAGTACTCGGAAGATTATGACGACGAAGAATACACCGAGGACGACTACACGCAGTCGGGAATTGCTGACGATGACGAGTACGATGACGAATACGACGACGAGTCGACGCGCCCGTCGGGCGACTATACCGACTCGGCCCGCCCGTCGGGTGACTATACCGACTCGGCCCGTCCTTCGGACGACTACGACGACATGAGCGAGTACTCGCGTGAAGACGACGCTCCTCttgacgacgaggacgacgaggaatacgcaagcaccgccgagggcgaTGAGCTTGACGACGAgtacctcgacgacgagagcgtcgcgtccgATCACACGATcccggccgccggcgaggatgagccgtcgccggcgctcctcggcgcaggcgccgcgggtgcgggcgccgcgggcgccgccgcgctcgcgcagcagcagtcGGGCGGCAAGTTCCTGCGCAGCTTCCGCCGCAAGCCGAACCCGCCTgcggacgcgccgacgacgcgcaatgcgctcggcgcgcagcgccgtggcTTCCTCACGCGCCTGCAAAAGATCGGGCAGCGCCAGCAGCCGGAGCGCTCGACGAACAAGGAGCCGGACGCGTTCCGCTCGAACTCGATCGtcggccgctcgcgcggcgcggtcgccgacctcgaAAAGCGCAACTCGGTCACGCGCtcgggcacgccgcgccgcaacgcgtcggtgcagcgcaaggatAACGCGATGGGCTTGCGcgaccgtgccgagctcgccgtgATGGGCGGCtcggaggacgaggacgcggcgtaCGTCAACTATAGCAGCCGGAACAAggaggcggccgccggcgcgcctggcgcggTGCCTTCTGCGGTGCCTGCCGCTGCGGTGCctgccgctgctgcgcctgccgctgctgcgcctgctgctgctgcgcctgttgctgctgcacctgctgctgctgcacctgcgccgcgcacgctgcctgtgccgcccgccgccgccgctgtgCCTGCTGCTGTGCCTGCCGGCGGTGCGGTGCCTGCCGGTGCAGTGCCCGCCCGTGCGGTGCCCACcggtgcggcgcctgccgccgcggccccgTCGATCCAGAGCCGCGTGCAGGGCTCCGAGTACACGAGCACGTCGATGACGCCCTCGCGCCACCAGACAATGACGGTATCGACCGATGGCGAGTCTGATCTGAGCGACTCGGAGTACGTCCCGACGATTCCCGACAGCAACCGTGCGACCGAGGCGTTTGAGCGCTCGCCGGTCGACGCCCCCCCCTATCCCGGTGCGTCGCCGGTGGTGCCCACaacgcgcaccgcgccgagcgaagAGGTGCTActgcgcgacgagacgcgcggccgcgtaCCGCAGCTTGTCGATCCCTTTTCCAAAGGCATGTCGCTCGGCCGCTTTTCCAAGGACATTGGCCGTCCGGAGAGCATCGAGCCGAGCCTCTTTGAGGCGGACCGCGACTCGGGCCAGCCCTCGAGCCCGCTGCTGCCTGCGAGCGGCCCGCTGAGCGGCCAGCGCTCGTCGATGGAcgcgtcgtccgcgtcgcgtggcGTCGTTGGCCAGGCGCCGTACCTGCtgaccgcctcgacgagctcgcgcgacgcgccgccggccgccccCCCGATCACCccctcggcgctgcacaggatggaggacgaggacacGGGCCTCGTTGCCGAGTACACGCCGgtgtcgcgccgcggccacgcgACGAATCCGTCGGTGGGCACCAGCACCGAGTTCCAGTCGGTCGGTGCGCCGTCCGAGtacagcgcggcgctgcagtcgCCTGCGCGCATCAGCAGCCGCCCCAAGAAGGTCGCGTCCGACCTGAGCCAGGCGGAGCGCGAACGCCTGCCCcgcacgcgtgcgcgcgccggcagctcgccccgcgcgccggccgtccCCCCCGTGCCGCCGGTGCCTGCGGTGATCCCCGCCAAGCCCAAAAAgaccgcgccgccaaaCTTCAAGGGTCTCGAGCACAAGACCGCccaccgcgcgcgccgcaactcgtcgcgtgcgtcgcgccgcctgccgctGCCCAAGGAGCCGCAAAACTTTTTGCTCACGCCGTccgtcgcgccgaccgagaCGGACCCCGAggaggacgccgaggcgccggtgccggtgaCCAAGGCCGACCGCTCGTGGCTCCTGCGTGACCTCAGCGCGGAGGAGGTGCACTACTTCCTGCGCTCGATTGTCggccaggagctcgactGGGAGCTCGACCGGGCGTTCCTGCTGACGTCCTTTGATAAGCCTGtcggccgctcgcgctcgcgcggtgcgctgctcaaCGACGGCGACTCGCGCAAGGACGACTTTTCCGACGAGggccgctcgagcggcatcgacctggacgaggacgaagaggcggtcttccgccgcgacgtgtACGAGCCGGTGGCCTCGTCCGAGACGGTCGACctgccgctgctgcgcttcCTACTGAAGAACGCCTTCTGCACGTTCCCCTTGTTTGTCGCGCCGGAGCGCAAGGGCCGCAACCCCAACCGCCCCCCGCCGAACAAGGCCGCGATCGCGCGCTCCTACTTCTTTGCGGCGATCCTCCCGAtcctgcgcgagatgcaggcgcgctcgctcagcgcgcCGGTTGACCGCCACGGCGAGagcgacggcacgccgttCTGCGTGATGAGCACGACGCGTGCCATCACGctgacgctgcgcaagtGGGCCATTCGCTACATCACCACTGTGCTTCGTGTGGGCGCGGGCAACCCCTTCTACGGCATGGAGCAGGTGCACAACCGCCCGTGGCCGTGGCcgcccgcgcagctcctgccGCCGGAGGCGTACGTGTCGTACCGCAAGCCGAccgaccgcctgcgcctcggtggcTTCGAGGTGGACATtgtcgcggtgcgcatccACTCGGCGGTCGACCGCGACTTTTTGCTGCGTATCCGCCGCCCGAATCGCCTGGACGAGTTTGTCGTGCGCAACGACACGGACTGGGAAGAGTTCCGCACCAAGCTTGCCCAGGAGCTCGGTCCGTTTGTGCATGTGCGCCCCCTGCCCCGCCTGCcgggccgtgcggcgccggtgcgccgcgcgccgtcaACGCACTCGTCGGCCACGCCCTCGACAGAGACTTCGCTGGAGGACTCGGTGGAGAcgtacgacgacgagacggAGAGCACGGGCGACTACACGTACGACGAAGAGACCAGCTCGTACCTCACTGACGAGTACGACGAGTCGATCGACGATGCGAGCACGATCGACGGCCCGCCCGCCggcacgtcggccgccgacaTCCTGCGCCCCTTGTACGgccagcgtgcgcgcccgccgcccaAGTACGAGgtcgaccgccgcctgctgcgctcgtggctgcgcgacacgctGGCGATCCGCAGCGTATCGGAAAGCCAAGAGGTGCGTGCGTTCCTGAGCATCGGCTCCTTCAAcgaccgcgagctcgacacgaacgagctgctgaacattgccgagcgccgccgtgtcgactgccgccgcatcgaggagcgcgaaaaggacgccgagcttgcAGGCGATAATGTGCTCGGCATCCGCCGCGTGATGCACCGCATCTGGCTGGATtgcgtcgacggcgacggctTCCTCAAGGCGTTTGACGCGCTGAAGGAGACGCCCGATTTTTGGGAGCTGCCCACGTCCTACCAGACGGTCGTCTCGTGGGGCAACTTGCAGATGGCGCGCTTCCTCTTTGGCGTGTTTGTGCAGGGCGACGAGTCGCGTGCAaacctcgcgcgcgtccgcgACATGGTGGACGCGGTGCCGTggaagcgcctcgcgaaCGCGATGCGCCTCCCCGCCCTCCAGGCGGTGGCCGAGTGGCAGAAGCAGTTCCTGCGCAACCGCTTTATGCAGACCATGTTCCAGATCGCGTTCGAGGACAACCCCGTGGcgatggacgaggacctgcgcatcctgcagcaggcgaTCGGCTCGGACACCATGATCcgcaagctgcgcgcgtACGTCGAGTCGCCCGAGGACCtcaagcgcctcgtgcgccagcacgccgagcgtgccgacatcccgctcgtcgcggcgatcgTGCGTGGCTCGGATGCGCCCAAGCTGAGCAAGACCGAGGTCCAGCGCGTGatcctcgcgacgcgcgcctaCTCCGACTTTTTGAAGACGCACCCCACGTCGGCCAAGAAGAAGGCGCATACGGACCCTGGCTACCTGCTGATTGTCAacctgcagcgcgtgctgcgcctctactcgctgcaccgcgacgtGACGCAGATCCGCGGCATGCTCCAGGACCCGAcgatcctcgacgcgctcaccATCTTCTTCGAGCCGCTGAacgacgcgctggcgcgTATGCACAAGATCAAGGGGATCCGCCAGGATATTCTCGATCTGCACGGCtacctcgtgcgcctcctcgacctgctcgagagcctgcgtgcgcgcatcCAGGACCCTGCGCGCTCGATCAACATGCTCGCCTCCTTCCTCGaccgcggcacgcccggcTGGTACAACTTTTTGCACCGCTGGTCGGAGATCGACCCGATGGTGTTCAGCTCCTTTGCCTGGCTGCGCCACCTCGCGATGACGATTGGCGCGGGCAGCGAGGACCTGGCCGAGATCTGGGAGCCGCCGCTGGACGCGCTCCAAGAGCCGATGCCGCGTCctggcgacgaggacgtcgAAGGCCTCTCGactgcgctgcgtgccgcgagcctcgccaagctcgtcgcgcaaggcggcgtCGGAAAgggcgagcaggcgcagctcgacgagacgatggtcgccgagatccgcgagctggccgaggccgcgcgccgcaagcgtgcgcgccagaTGGAGATTGCCTGCCGCTGGTCTGCTGGCGACACCGAGGGCGACTTTTCTATCCAAGTCTTTGGCGACGGTGCGGGCAAgatgcgcaccgagccCTTTTTGCCGAAAGAgccgcgccccgcgccCAAGCTCACTGCGattgagcgcctgcgccgcagcttcCGCGAAGCGGTGTCGAGTGCCCTGGCCCGCTAA